The Hymenobacter swuensis DY53 genome includes the window TTTGTTGCAGGCCACCACCGCCACCGAGCGGGTCAGCAGCTGCTCGTACACCTGGGCCACGTCGGCGCTGGCCGTCACGTCTACGAATACGGTGTTGCGCAGGTTTAGGGCCAGCAACTCGTCGGTGAGGTGGGTCAGGTCCAGGGCCGGGCCGGCTGCCAGGGCGGCTTCCCAGTCGGCCAGGTCGAGGCCGTCCTCCTGCAGCACAAACTGCCGGCTGTTGGCCAGGCCCACCACCCGCAGGTTCAGGCGCAGCTTCTCGCGTAGCCAGGGCTGCTGGCGCTGCAGCTGCTCCAGCAGCTTGCGGCCCACGTTGCCCACGCCCGCCACCACCACGTTCACCTGCCGGGTGGTAGCCTCGAAGAAGGTCTCGTGCAGCACGTTGATGGCCTTGCGCACATCCTGCTGCCGGATTACTGTCGAAATATTCTTCTCCGACGAGCCCTGGGCAATGGCCCGGATGTTCACCCCATTCTGGCCCAGCGCCCCAAACAGCCGCCCGCTGATGCCGGGGTGGTTTTTCATCTGCTCGCCCACCAGCGCCACCACCGCCAGCGCATCCTCCCGGTCGAGCGGGTCGAGCAGGCCGCGGCCGATTTCGGCGGCAAATTCCTGGTCGGCGGCCTGCTGGGCGCGGTTGGCGTCGGGGGTGCTTACGGCCACGCAGATGGAGTGCTCGGAGGAGCTTTGGGTGATGAGCACCACGTTTACCTGCTCCTGGGCCAGGGCCGCAAACAGCCGCCGGGAAAAGCCCGGCACGCCCACCATACCGCTGCCTTCCAGCCGCAGCAGCGAAATGGGCCCGATGCTGGAAATGCCCCGCACAAATTCCTGATTGACCGGCGGAGCCACTTCCACCAGCGTGCCGGCGTCGGTGGGGGCGAAGGTGTTCTTGATCCAGAGCGGAATCCCGGCCCGCATCACCGGCTGAATGGTGGGCGGGTACAGCACCTTGGCCCCGAAGTGCGAGAGTTCCATGGCCTCCTGGTAGCTGATGCGCGGGATGGGCCGGGCCGCCCGCACCAGCCGTGGGTCGGCCGTCATCATACCGCTCACGTCGGTCCAGATTTCCAGCGTGGAGGCACCCAGCGCCCCGGCGAAGATGGCCGCCGTGTAGTCGGAGCCGCCGCGGCCCAGGGTGGTGGTGCTGCCGTCGGGGGCGGCGGCCACGAAACCGGGGGCTACGTACAGCGGCACCTCGCCCGTTACGGCGGCCTGAATAAGCGGATTGGTGTGGGCGAAATCCACGGCGGAGTGGCCGTAGCGCGCATCGGTGCGGATGAGCTGGCGGCTGTCCAGCCACTGGTGGGCCGCGCCCCGGGCCGCCAGCCCCGCCGCCACCAGCCTCGACGACAGCAACTCGCCGTAACTCACCAGCCGGTCCAAGGTGCGGGCCGACAGCTCGCCCAGAGCAAAAATTCCGTCGCAGAGGTTTTCTAACTCGTTGCAGCTGGTTTTTACCTGGCTCAGCACGGCGCTCTGGCCGGCAATGGGCAATAGGCCGCGGGCCGCCTCCAGGTGGCGCTGTTCCAGCTCGCGCAGTAGCGGGCGGTAAGTGTCGTCGTGGGCGGCAGCGCGGCGGCCGGCCGCAATCAGCTGGTCGGTAACGCCGCCCAGGGCCGATACCACTACCACGGTGGGGGCTTGGCGGGCGGCGGCCTGGGCCAGGTCGAGTACCCGCTGCATGTTGTCGGCCGTGGCGACGGAGGAGCCGCCGAATTTCAGTACCTGCATAGTAGGTCGTTGCGTGATGGGCGTAAAAAAACCCGCTTTCGGCCCGGGGCCTCCTGGGCGGGAGGCGTACCGGCGAAGCGGGCGGCGAATCAAAAAGGGTAAGGAGTTCCGCAGCCCGCTCTAGCGGGTTGTGGTAATAGTAGTGCCGGTACCCATCAGAACGAGGGGCGAAGCGGGGTGAAAAGCAGGAGCAGCACTTGGCCGGACCATATACTTGAGGAAGTTAACGCTGGCCAAAGTAGGAATTATTTCAAACGGCCAACGTGCGGGGGAAGAATTATTTACGATTTCTACCAGGTGATACGAACCTCAGAACGGTGTAGAGACGCGACACTTCGCGTCTCAGGATTGCTGCTGTTGTTTGACGGGCATGAGCTGGTCGCTCAACGGGGGGACGCGAAGTGTCGCGTCTCTACACCGGTTCGAGCAGTTCCGGCTTCCTCACCCCGTTAGATGCTTCCGCCTTATTTGCCAACGACTTCGTTTCCGTACCTTTGCACTCCCAATACATTTTCTGAAGGCAAGATGCTAGATAAACTGGAGGCCATCCAACGGCGCTTTGAGGACGTGAGCGAGCAGCTCACGCAACCCGAAGCCATGAGCGACATGAAACGCTTCAAGGCCCTCAATAAGGAATACAAGGACCTCGGCAAAATCGTGACCGAGTACAAGGCCTACCAGAGCGTGCTGGCCAACATCGAGGGTGCCAAGGAGGTGATTTCGACCGAGAAGGACGAGGATTTCCGCCAGATGGCCAAGGATGAGCTGGAACTGCTCTACCCCGAGCAGGAGCGCCTGGAAGTGTACATTAAGGAGCTGCTCATCCCCAAGGATCCGAATGATAGCAAGGACGTTATCATGGAAATCCGGGCCGGGGCGGGCGGCGACGAGGCGGCCATCTTTGCCGGCGACCTGCAGCGCATGTACATGCGCTACGCTGAGAAGAACAACCTGCGCATGGACCTCATTGATGCCACCGAAGGTACTTCGGGCGGCTACAAGGAGATTATTCTGGCCGTGAAGGGCGAGGACGTGTACGGCAAGCTCAAGTTTGAGTCGGGCGTGCACCGCGTGCAGCGGGTGCCGGCCACCGAAACTCAGGGCCGCATTCACACCTCCGTGGCGTCCATCGTGGTGATGCCTGAGGCCGAGGAGCTGGACGTGCAGATTGATATGAACGACGTGCGCAAGGACCTGTTCATGTCGTCGGGCCCGGGTGGGCAATCGGTAAACACCACCTACTCGGCCGTGCGTCTTACTCACTTGCCCACCGGCCTGGTGGCTCAGTGCCAGGATCAGAAGTCGCAGCTCAAGAACTTCGACAAGGCCTTGCAGGTACTTCGCTCGCGCATCTACGAAATCGAGTTGGCCAAGAAGAACGAGGCCGAAGGAGCCCAGCGCAAGAGCATGATTGGGGGCGGCGACCGGTCGGACAAAATCCGCACCTACAACTACCCCCAAGGCCGGGTAACCGACCACCGCATTGGCTTCACGGTGTATAACCTAGCCTCGGTAATGGACGGCAACATCGACGAATTTGTGGAGCAGCTGCGCCTGGCCGAAAGCGCCGAGCGTTTGCAGGAAGGCGTAGGATAATAGACCTGCTGTCCTAACCGTTTGTCATCCTGAGCCCGGCGAAGGACCTTATCACGTTCAGGAACATTCCTGAACGGACTCGTAGTAACGTGATAAGGTCCTTCGCCGAGCTCAGGATGACCGTTTTTACAGAGCTTCCATTCCTCCCCAACCAAATCATGCGCTTTCTGCTCCCGCTGCTGCTCGTTCTTTCGGCCCTTACGGTACTGTTGCCCGGCTGTGAGCCCAAGGAGGACATCGTGACGACTGACAGCAGCGCTCGGCTTGCATTTGCGCTGGATACGGTGAAGTTTGATACCGTTTTTGTGTCGGTGGGCACCGTGAGCAAGCGGCTGTGGGTGTACAACCGCAACGCCCGCGCCGTGCGGGTGGCAGAAATCAGCCTGCAGAACCGCCCCGGCATTACGTACAGCCTGTTGGTGAATGGGCAGCCCACCCTCGCGGCCCGCGACGTGGAAATCAGGGGCAAGGACAGCCTGCTGGTGCTGGTGCGCGCCACCATCGACCCTACGCCGAATGACCTCAAGCCCTTTCTGGTGGTGGATGACCTGAAGTTCCGCACCAACGGCAACGAGCAAGTAGTGAAAGTGCTCAGCTACGGCCAGAACGCCTACTTCCATAATCAGGAAGAAATCCGCCGCAACACCGTCTGGAAGGCCGATAAGCCTCACGTCATCTTCGATTACGCCCTCGTGGATTCGCTCGTGACGCTGACCATTGAGCCGGGCGCGCGCATCTACAGCCACGGCGGTGCGGCGCTGCTGGTGGGCGGTACCCTGCGCTGCAATGCCGATTTCCGGCCCACCGACGAGCTGAAAGCCACGGACCGCAATTTCGTACGCTTCCAGG containing:
- the thrA gene encoding bifunctional aspartate kinase/homoserine dehydrogenase I; this translates as MQVLKFGGSSVATADNMQRVLDLAQAAARQAPTVVVVSALGGVTDQLIAAGRRAAAHDDTYRPLLRELEQRHLEAARGLLPIAGQSAVLSQVKTSCNELENLCDGIFALGELSARTLDRLVSYGELLSSRLVAAGLAARGAAHQWLDSRQLIRTDARYGHSAVDFAHTNPLIQAAVTGEVPLYVAPGFVAAAPDGSTTTLGRGGSDYTAAIFAGALGASTLEIWTDVSGMMTADPRLVRAARPIPRISYQEAMELSHFGAKVLYPPTIQPVMRAGIPLWIKNTFAPTDAGTLVEVAPPVNQEFVRGISSIGPISLLRLEGSGMVGVPGFSRRLFAALAQEQVNVVLITQSSSEHSICVAVSTPDANRAQQAADQEFAAEIGRGLLDPLDREDALAVVALVGEQMKNHPGISGRLFGALGQNGVNIRAIAQGSSEKNISTVIRQQDVRKAINVLHETFFEATTRQVNVVVAGVGNVGRKLLEQLQRQQPWLREKLRLNLRVVGLANSRQFVLQEDGLDLADWEAALAAGPALDLTHLTDELLALNLRNTVFVDVTASADVAQVYEQLLTRSVAVVACNKVAASAEYAQYARFKSLAQEFNTQFLFETNVGAGLPIIGTLGDLLRSGDEVQRMQAVLSGTLNFVFNNYDGTRPFAEVVRQAQQEGYTEPDPRLDLTGVDVARKILILAREAGHPLEMPDVQNASFLPAACLEGDVPAFYEQLAAHESHFRRLYDEAAAQGCKLRFVASFEEGWARVGLQSVAPGHDLYSLQGKDNAVLFFTNRYVEQPLVIKGAGAGAEVTASGVFADVLRAAH
- the prfA gene encoding peptide chain release factor 1, encoding MLDKLEAIQRRFEDVSEQLTQPEAMSDMKRFKALNKEYKDLGKIVTEYKAYQSVLANIEGAKEVISTEKDEDFRQMAKDELELLYPEQERLEVYIKELLIPKDPNDSKDVIMEIRAGAGGDEAAIFAGDLQRMYMRYAEKNNLRMDLIDATEGTSGGYKEIILAVKGEDVYGKLKFESGVHRVQRVPATETQGRIHTSVASIVVMPEAEELDVQIDMNDVRKDLFMSSGPGGQSVNTTYSAVRLTHLPTGLVAQCQDQKSQLKNFDKALQVLRSRIYEIELAKKNEAEGAQRKSMIGGGDRSDKIRTYNYPQGRVTDHRIGFTVYNLASVMDGNIDEFVEQLRLAESAERLQEGVG